TAGCCCTTCCCCAGACACCTTTGCTTCTCACAGGCTAGGAAGGACTTCTCAACTAGATTTTACTTGAATAAACTGTGGGGTTTGTGGCCGGGGGGTTCTGCGAGGACAGAAGACAAAGGGAGGGTCAGGCTCCAGCCCCCCAAaacctgcccctgccctgccctgcccgtCCACCAGGAGGTGCTGGGACTTTAGGGTGGGCTGCTCTCCAGCCTCATGAAGGCCTCATGAAGCTGTCCACCCAGAGCCGTCCCCTAGGGGCTGCCACATCAGGCCAGGCTGGAGCTGGAGCAGGAAAGGGGGTGATGGCACCAAGGTGGCTATTgcaattttcttccatttccgGCTCCAGGTCTCCACGTTGTCACAGTGGCGTTTCCTTCAGGGTGAGGGATACAGTGGTTAGCATGGAAACTAAGGCCTGGAGGGAACAGGAGCAGCATTCCTGTCTGTCCCTACGGCTCCTACAGTGATCTGGGTGTCAGGGACACTGTCTGGCGCTGGAGGAGGCGTCAGCTGTCCGCCGGACAGTGAGGGCTACTGTTCCATCAGAAGGAAAGCCGGTGGTGAGAAGCCAGCCCCTGCCCAGCAGACCGCCCAGTGCCGAGCTTGGGGTCCTGAGCAGGGGCCCTCAGAAGATCTTGAAGCCCTTCAGTAGCGTCAGGGTGGGTGCCTTGCGCTTGCTCTGAGCCCGGGATGACTTCACAGTGACCAGCTTGGCCTGTGCCACAGCAGGCATCTCCTTCAGGCTGGCGGTAGAAAGTGTGTTGAAGGTGCAGCTGGCCAGCCCGTGGCGGGCCGTGAGTGGGGCCTGGTGATGCACAGCTCTCTCCTCCGAGATGAAGAGAGGCCTGGCCAGGGAGTTCTTCTCCAGCTCCCGCCGCGCCTCCCGTACCGCCTCGTGGAAGACGTGCTGCACGTGCTCAAAGTCCAGGCAGGCAGAGACCTCGAAAAACAGGCACccgaacctgcctgccaaggcggCGCCCTCTGCCTGGGTGACCTGCCTGGCGAGGAAGCAGGGGGAGTCAGGGTTAGGAGCATCCGGGTCAGGCAGGCCCGGCCCTACTCCCCGCTCCTCGCTTACCAGCTCCATGACCGGGAGCCATCTTCATCTCTCTGAGGCTCAGCTttactcatcagtaaaatgggagaaTGACAGCTGCCTCTCAGGGTTGTTAAGAAGATTAAGAAAGACGATGTGTGTCAAGGGCCTAGCACAGGGCTTGCTCAGTGAATGGCAGCTGATGTCACCTAAGCCAGAATGTCAGAACGAGgctgaggggaagggagaagcTGGCCCAAAGTCCCTGCCTAGACCCTGCCTGTGGCCAGAGGAAGATGGCCGCTCTTAGCCCCATATCTCCTTGGCTCAAGTCCTGACCAATGCAAAACTGGGTagtcaagatatacctggagtgACATGCAAGTtaggccttggagaacaaaatgaagcagggcaaagactaactgaattctgccaagagaatgcatcaGTCATAGCAAAtactttttcaacaacacaagagatgactttacacatggacatcaccaaatggtcaataccaaaatcaaattaattacattctttgtagccaaagatggagaagctgtatacagtcaaaaaaaaaaaaaaaacaagacctggagctaactgtggctcagatcaccagCTTCTTACAGCAAACTTCATGCTTAAACTAAAGAACACTGGGAAAAACACTAGGCCAGCcagatatgacttaaatcaaatcctatATGAATTCACAATAggggtaacaaatagattcaagggactagatctagataacagtgtgcctgaagaactgtggacagaggtctgtaatattgtacaggaggcagtgaacaaaaccaccccaaagaaaaagaaaaacaagaaggcaaagtaattatctgaggaggctttaggAATAATGGAAGAacagagaagcgaaaagcaaggaAGAGAGGTACATCCAATTAAACTCAGATTTTCAAAGAATAGCTAGAaaagacaagaaggccttcttcaatgaacagtgtttaacaatagaagaaaacaacaaaaggggaaagactagagatctctacaggaaaattggaaacatcaagggagTTTTCCACCCAAAGAATCAAGATAGGAGAGGGAAacgtcaacaacctcagattcgcagatgataccactctagtggcagaaagcaaagcagaactaaagagcctcttggtgagggtgaaggaggagagtgaaagatcCTCCTCTAGGCTTAGGATTAGTATTAAAAACACCAAGATCATAGCATTCgcccccattactgcatggcaaatagaaggggaaaaggggaaagtaatgacagatttcctcttcttgggctccaaaatcactgtggacagtgactgcagccatgaaatcagaagatgactgcttcttggcaggaaagtgatgacaagtctagacagtatgttgaaaagcagacattactctgccaacaaaggtccatataggtCCTttatcaaggctatggtcttcccagtggccacatacagttgtgagagctggaccgtaaagaaagaagaacaccaaagaattgatgccttcaaactgtggggctggagaagactcctgaaagtcccgtggacagcaaggagatcaaaccagccaatcttaacggagatcaaccctgaatattcactggaaagactgatgctgaagctccagtattttggtcatctgctgtgaacagacaactcattggaaaagtccctgatgctgggaaagaatgagggcaggagaagaaggtttcagaggatcagatggctggatggcatccccagtgcaatgaacatgaacttgggcaaactccaggagatggtgagggacagtgaggcctggcatgctgcagttcatggggtctcaaagagtcagacacgagtggatgactgaacaacaactcataATGGTGGAATCAAGTATTTGTAACCACCTCTCATGATGGTGGGATCAAGTATTTGTAACTTTCAGGAAGGTCCTGAAAGCATGGACATCAGGTGAGAGAAAAATACTAGCCCTTTGGTAGACCAGATGTCCAGAAGAGATGGAGTCGGGGCAGTCCCCGAGGGCTGGAGACCAAGGTTTCAATGGCTGAATCCCACTGCTGAGCGGCCTCACCCACCATCTGTGAGGATAATGACACAGCCTGTGAGTTTAGAGGAGACCCCAGGGTGAGTATGGAGGGAAAAGATTTCTGAGCTAAGGGTAATCTGGCAGAAGAAAAGCTTGGAGCAGGTTAGCCCATCAGACAGGGAGAGTGTCTAGGACAAAAAGGGTCAGGGCACAGCACAGAATCCATTTCCCACCCAAGGTTGGTATCCTGTCAGTTCACAGTTTCCTGAAGAACTCCTTTTGAAAGAATACTTGGTATTACATGCATTTGTGATGAACTTGAATCTGAAACTTTGTCAATGTGGTGGTTGAATAATGAGCTTTCAGAAACAAGGAccccatgtgtgcatgcatgcatgtgaatGGCTGACCCCGCATGCTACATTATTAccctttttgcttgttttggcaTAGCCTAGCAAAAATGGTATCAGTGGTTTAGGAACCACTGCCCTAACCCACATTTTACCCTTCAGCTGCAAGACAATCATGGGAGACACTGGCCACTGCTCAGCAAACTTAGATTGACTGTGCCTGTCAAATCCTGACCTACCAACCTCGGGACTcaaccaaagaaggaaatggggatAAAGCATCATGACTCCTTCTTAGGGAACTGATGCTGCTTTGCTCTTTGCTCCCAAACCACTTTCAGACAACCCCTTGGGCAAATATTGGGATCAAAATAGTGGCCtacttttttccttcatatttaaaACTGGTTTATTCTCAGTCTGGTCTTCCGATTCCTCCTCTAGGCTCTGGGGGCTCTGACTCCACAAAGACTACCTTTTGGCTTTAAGTTCACACAACTTCCCTCATTCCCTGAGATGGAATTTGTCTGGGTGTGAGGGCATGCCCACCTTTGAAGGCTCCTACTGTGAATCTCCTTTGTGAGACCTCACCTCTTTTCCCCACCAGCCCTGGTCTATATCAAACGTCCCCTCCTTTCTAACACCAGTCAACGGGTCTTTGGCATCTGGGAAGCAGGGGTGACTGGCCTTGAGGAGGGAGGGGTGAGAGGAAGGCTGCCCTACCTCCCAGATAGACCAGCCACAAGGGATGGACGCCCCTGCTGGAGAGGGCCAGTGGGGTCACTCATCAGGTGAAGGCGTCACAGCCTCAAACACCTCAGGGGCCAGTCAGGCAACTTGAATGTGTGGGGAGGGGTAAGCCATGGGGACTGTGAGGCCTGTGGTCAGCTGGAGGGAGCATACCCCGCCCTAAAGCATTCCAGTTCCAGGTCTTTTAAAACACTGTGCTGGCCAAACAAAATATGACTGCAGTACTCATTGGTCATCTGCCCCCTGGCCCAGTTTGTGGCCTCTGATTGAAGTCCAGCCCTTTCTAAGAGACTCCTGCCCTCAGCACAGCCAACAGTGGGAGTGAGCCTGGGGACCTCACTTGGGGGAGGCGAGAGCTAGCTGAACCAGAGCAGACTGGCCTGACTCAGGCCGCCTATCAGAGCCTCTCTCTCCAGAACTGGAATTGGGCCCTGGATGACCAGCCAGCTGCAGGGAGTGGAAACAGAAGGTCATATAGTCTCAAGCAAGAAAGGGTGAAGCCAAGAGAGACCTCAGAGCCCCAAGAAGACGGAAGGAGTGGCCTCTCTTCCGACCTTCAGGGTCCAGCCCCTGTGCAGCCTGGATGCGTTTCCCTTCCTGCCCAGCACTGCCTGGAAGACCTGCCCACCCTGCACTCTTAGAACACGCCTACATCGGAGGGGATCACTCTTCTCAGCAGCCAAATCATCCCCGGAGATGACACGGCCTGGATGAAGGAAGCGAGCCCCGGGCTGTGGGACAGAGCGCGTGCTCACCTGTACTGGGCCATGTCCAGCTTGTTGCCCAGCAGCAGAGCCGGGAAGCTGCGCTGCGTCTCCTTCGCGTGCAAAGCGAGCAGCTCCAGGTAGCTGCTGCTGCCCTCGAAGCTCTGGCGGCTGTCGACGCTGTATACCACCAAGAAGGCGTGGGCCCAGTTCAGGTAGCGCTCACAGTTCCTGGGGGTGTCCTGGGACAAAGCAGGCAGCCTCAGTCAGGGGCAGAACAGGCGGGGGTAAAGGACTTTACCTGagctcccttctccctcccctctccccgcctccctgctccccaggtCTTTGTACATTGTTCCCCAGCAGGGCCCTTTTCAAAGGGGCACTTGAGTGTGGATTTGGCCTGATGTGAAAGAAGACAttgtctctgagcctcactccCACCACCCAACCACAGACCGGGAGACCTTGGCCTCTGGGGCACAGAGCCAAGACGCTGGCATGGCCCCTGCTGAGACCTGGCTGTGCCTGGGCACTGCTGGTTTGGGGTCAGGTTCACGGTGCCCCTTTGGCTTCTGAGAAGAACTGGCATCGGGCCTTGGTAGGGGATGGTGAGAACATAGGGAGGTGTAGGTactgggcggggagggggagctggGGTCAGAGGAGCACCTGTAAAAACACGTGTGCACCTGTGAACACGGGCACCAAACCCCGGAGCGCAGGATCTCAGAGCTGACACCGGCTCTCATCACTTCTCCCCAGGCCCTGTCCTATCCCTTCCCATTTGGCAAATCAATGGATTCAGGCCCAGAGAGCTCAGCACCTCAGTCAGGGACGCACAACAGATTGGAGCTGAAAAGGTGTACAGATTCCCATCCGAGGCCCCCACTCTGGAAGCAGGACTCCTCCAGAGGCTGCAGGGATTCTCAGCTCCTCAGGGGT
The Cervus canadensis isolate Bull #8, Minnesota chromosome 6, ASM1932006v1, whole genome shotgun sequence genome window above contains:
- the RASL12 gene encoding ras-like protein family member 12 isoform X4; amino-acid sequence: MASVFGKPRAGGGPQSAPLEVNLAILGRRGAGKSALTVKFLTRRFISEYDPNLGKDPPTAPRSSGCVPLDSPLHTHVHCEDTYSSEETVDHQPVHLRVMDTADLDTPRNCERYLNWAHAFLVVYSVDSRQSFEGSSSYLELLALHAKETQRSFPALLLGNKLDMAQYRQVTQAEGAALAGRFGCLFFEVSACLDFEHVQHVFHEAVREARRELEKNSLARPLFISEERAVHHQAPLTARHGLASCTFNTLSTASLKEMPAVAQAKLVTVKSSRAQSKRKAPTLTLLKGFKIF
- the RASL12 gene encoding ras-like protein family member 12 isoform X7, which codes for MASVFGKPRAGGGPQSAPLEVNLAILGRRGAGKSALTVKFLTRRFISEYDPNLGKDPPTAPRSSGCVPLDSPLHTHVHCEDTYSSEETVDHQPVHLRVMDTADLDTPRNCERYLNWAHAFLVVYSVDSRQSFEGSSSYLELLALHAKETQRSFPALLLGNKLDMAQYRSPRQRAPPWQAGSGACFSRSLPAWTLSTCSTSSTRRYGRRGGSWRRTPWPGLSSSRRRELCITRPHSRPATGWPAAPSTHFLPPA
- the RASL12 gene encoding ras-like protein family member 12 isoform X6, whose amino-acid sequence is MASVFGKPRAGGGPQSAPLEVNLAILGRRGAGKSALTVKFLTRRFISEYDPNLEDTYSSEETVDHQPVHLRVMDTADLDTPRNCERYLNWAHAFLVVYSVDSRQSFEGSSSYLELLALHAKETQRSFPALLLGNKLDMAQYRQVTQAEGAALAGRFGCLFFEVSACLDFEHVQHVFHEAVREARRELEKNSLARPLFISEERAVHHQAPLTARHGLASCTFNTLSTASLKEMPAVAQAKLVTVKSSRAQSKRKAPTLTLLKGFKIF